One Candidatus Saccharibacteria bacterium RAAC3_TM7_1 genomic region harbors:
- a CDS encoding hypothetical protein (RAAC3_TM7_1_857): MTSSDKNQPVHISNSTLNKLRAAVLGANDGIVSTSSVVMGVAGATSSKSAIFTAGLAALVAGALSMAVGEYVSVGSQRDAEEVRARRLKETTGDDLSSPSHAAIASFLAFSVGGAVPFLAVILAPGSTSIPVTVVAVFIALLITGYLSATVGGASRIRAMSRVIIGGLLAMAITYYIGTLFGGIVG; the protein is encoded by the coding sequence ATGACCTCATCAGACAAAAATCAGCCAGTTCACATTTCCAACTCAACGCTCAACAAACTCCGAGCCGCCGTCCTCGGCGCCAACGACGGCATCGTCTCTACTTCCAGCGTCGTTATGGGAGTCGCGGGTGCAACTAGCAGCAAAAGTGCTATTTTCACCGCCGGTTTGGCAGCTCTCGTCGCCGGTGCCCTCTCTATGGCGGTCGGTGAATACGTTTCGGTCGGCAGTCAGCGCGACGCCGAGGAAGTACGCGCCCGTAGATTAAAGGAGACCACCGGCGACGACCTGAGCAGCCCCAGCCACGCGGCTATTGCTTCGTTTCTTGCCTTTAGCGTCGGAGGCGCAGTACCATTTCTCGCCGTCATCTTGGCACCCGGGTCCACCAGTATCCCCGTCACCGTGGTCGCTGTCTTTATCGCTCTACTAATCACCGGCTACCTCAGTGCGACTGTTGGTGGTGCTTCACGCATACGGGCAATGTCACGCGTCATTATTGGCGGACTGCTCGCTATGGCGATCACTTACTATATCGGTACGTTGTTCGGCGGTATCGTAGGATAG
- a CDS encoding hypothetical protein (RAAC3_TM7_1_858), which yields MKRFLFALLGAVIALQLVPVTVSAGVNNFYISDYDITFQLGKNADDRSILTTQETITAVFPQTNQSHGLERAIPTRYDGHTTNLRLLSVKDENGSTLPYSTSEQNDNLVVRIGEGDKYVHGVKTYVLAYQQQDVTRYFADTGRDEFYWDVNGDQWAVPIKRLTVQVSIDGIIAARLTGDMACYQGATGATDRCRLKNDNGVLSTSAVNLTPGQTVTLAVGFKPSTFSAYQPSLWEQLATVWMIMTILTTFLAISLVTWWGIRYYRQSNRVAERSTIIPEYLPPKDISVTAASAIAHGARATFTAQLLDFAVRHYIKIYQTAEKKWARPAKYELEITKDIGDLSVEEKDLLKDIFGETAVGTRLELESLRSNFKVAINMRNNAEILQQQVREGYKLRAKVTAKSAWFYRVGFITLGAALITLSPGLLIAAATTFILGLTLYPLTDKGLVLYRYLEGLKMYIKVAETERLKLLQSPEGAARLDVVVDTKNPHQLIKLYERVLPYAVLFGEEKEWNKQIGAYYESAKMQPDWYAGRGAFNAVMFSTAMSNFATAASYTTASSSSAGGSGGGGSAGGGGGGGGGGGW from the coding sequence ATGAAACGATTTCTCTTTGCGCTGCTGGGAGCGGTGATCGCGCTCCAGCTTGTCCCGGTGACGGTGTCCGCGGGTGTAAATAACTTTTATATAAGTGATTATGATATAACGTTTCAACTCGGTAAAAATGCCGATGACCGCTCGATACTGACGACGCAAGAAACGATCACAGCGGTGTTTCCACAGACTAATCAAAGCCATGGCCTCGAGCGGGCGATCCCGACACGCTATGACGGCCATACAACCAATCTAAGACTATTATCCGTGAAGGACGAAAATGGCAGTACGCTGCCGTATTCGACCTCAGAGCAAAACGACAATCTCGTCGTACGAATCGGTGAAGGCGACAAGTATGTACACGGAGTGAAGACGTATGTACTGGCGTATCAGCAGCAAGATGTGACGCGCTATTTCGCCGATACTGGACGTGATGAGTTCTACTGGGATGTGAATGGCGACCAATGGGCGGTGCCAATTAAGCGTCTCACGGTACAGGTGTCGATAGATGGGATAATCGCCGCACGCTTGACGGGGGACATGGCATGTTACCAAGGAGCGACGGGAGCTACTGACCGCTGTAGGCTAAAAAATGATAACGGCGTTTTATCGACGTCTGCCGTGAATCTCACCCCTGGCCAAACCGTCACGCTGGCCGTTGGCTTTAAGCCTAGTACCTTTAGCGCGTATCAACCATCACTCTGGGAGCAGCTGGCTACAGTCTGGATGATTATGACAATCCTCACCACGTTCCTTGCGATTAGCCTTGTGACCTGGTGGGGTATTCGCTATTATCGTCAATCAAACCGCGTAGCGGAGCGAAGCACAATCATCCCTGAGTATCTGCCGCCCAAAGATATTAGCGTGACGGCAGCGAGTGCTATTGCTCATGGGGCGAGAGCAACATTCACCGCACAGCTGCTAGACTTTGCGGTGCGGCACTATATCAAGATATACCAGACGGCGGAGAAAAAATGGGCTAGACCGGCTAAATATGAGCTCGAAATAACCAAAGACATCGGTGATTTATCAGTGGAAGAAAAAGATCTATTAAAGGATATTTTCGGTGAGACGGCGGTTGGTACTCGTCTTGAGCTCGAAAGTTTGCGCAGTAACTTCAAAGTGGCAATAAATATGCGCAACAACGCGGAAATTTTGCAGCAGCAAGTACGGGAGGGCTACAAACTGCGCGCTAAAGTAACGGCAAAATCAGCCTGGTTTTATCGAGTCGGCTTTATCACGCTGGGTGCGGCGCTCATCACGCTATCACCGGGGTTATTGATTGCCGCCGCGACCACATTCATACTCGGCTTAACATTGTATCCACTGACCGACAAAGGCTTAGTGCTATATCGATATCTAGAGGGACTAAAGATGTATATAAAAGTGGCCGAAACTGAGCGGTTAAAACTGCTGCAGAGTCCAGAGGGTGCGGCACGACTCGACGTGGTTGTCGATACTAAAAATCCTCATCAGCTCATCAAACTCTACGAGCGAGTCCTGCCGTACGCCGTACTATTCGGCGAGGAGAAGGAGTGGAATAAGCAAATCGGTGCCTACTATGAGTCTGCCAAAATGCAGCCGGACTGGTACGCTGGGCGCGGTGCCTTTAATGCAGTGATGTTCAGCACAGCGATGAGCAACTTTGCCACGGCTGCCAGCTATACGACAGCAAGTAGTTCAAGCGCGGGCGGCAGTGGCGGCGGTGGTTCGGCTGGTGGCGGTGGTGGCGGCGGAGGCGGTGGTGGCTGGTAA
- a CDS encoding hypothetical protein (RAAC3_TM7_1_859), giving the protein MALRTRMETTLRAELVGRISEELGLPKAETSDWLDWLEGVVCAIRVDDYNGFPAREAPIDRFNFFAALTQDPAPKAGSVHEGLEKLLLSRKARESSLYLEHDRSQGGPCICIGIQPGRS; this is encoded by the coding sequence ATGGCACTTCGCACGCGCATGGAGACAACCCTCCGTGCCGAGCTCGTTGGGCGCATCAGTGAAGAACTCGGCTTACCCAAAGCCGAGACGAGCGATTGGCTCGACTGGTTGGAAGGCGTTGTCTGCGCTATCCGTGTCGACGACTACAATGGCTTTCCGGCAAGGGAAGCCCCCATCGACCGGTTCAACTTCTTCGCCGCGCTAACCCAAGATCCGGCGCCGAAGGCCGGAAGCGTTCACGAAGGTCTCGAGAAGTTGCTGCTCTCACGGAAAGCCCGTGAGAGCAGCCTCTACCTCGAGCACGACCGAAGCCAGGGTGGACCGTGCATCTGCATCGGTATCCAACCCGGGCGATCCTGA
- a CDS encoding hypothetical protein (RAAC3_TM7_1_860), with protein MNRRWSPLLTTKTYTVQEAMDILGMSKRDLVEASGLNCNTVKRILSNDPEEFNTRLETAILIAEALGLTIHEIKWPRDITRVGRPPHTGCPITTVTKTITITRVVEIKVPVCPTCRLELPLTGVCDTCS; from the coding sequence ATGAACAGGAGATGGTCCCCGTTGCTAACGACAAAGACCTACACCGTCCAGGAGGCAATGGATATTCTTGGAATGTCCAAGCGTGACCTGGTTGAAGCGAGTGGCCTTAACTGCAACACCGTCAAGCGGATCCTCTCGAACGATCCCGAGGAGTTCAATACTAGGCTTGAGACAGCGATTCTTATCGCCGAAGCTCTCGGCCTCACAATCCACGAGATTAAGTGGCCTCGTGACATCACTCGGGTAGGGCGGCCGCCTCATACGGGTTGTCCGATCACCACGGTCACCAAGACGATCACGATCACACGAGTCGTTGAGATCAAGGTGCCTGTCTGCCCGACATGCCGACTTGAACTTCCGCTTACCGGCGTGTGTGACACCTGCTCATGA
- a CDS encoding hypothetical protein (RAAC3_TM7_1_861): MSNYRTAESVSPKHPDKLCDQISDAILDAYLAGDPNARVAVETVGGHGKVFITGEVTANDHIAIEPIVKKIAGDVELDVHLVKQSPEIAHGVDTGGAGDQGIMVGYACSETEELLPHETVLSRKLNQYLYEKWPFDGKAQVTLKDDVIVAVVASFQNAPHDELRAAVEEWLKDKNTSDTVAIHANPAGDWHQGGFDADAGLTGRKLVVDNYGPRIPIGGGCFSGKDPSKVDRSAAYMARKIARDYLQKKQAGEVYVYLAYAIGYDQPLEATAVVDGRSEEVTGYDLSPRGIISFLDLKQPIYEQTARYGHFGHADFPWEK, encoded by the coding sequence ATGTCAAATTATAGAACCGCCGAATCAGTTAGTCCAAAACACCCAGACAAACTGTGCGACCAAATATCGGACGCTATTTTAGATGCCTATCTGGCGGGAGATCCAAATGCTCGTGTTGCGGTGGAAACGGTTGGCGGCCATGGCAAGGTGTTTATCACCGGCGAAGTGACGGCGAATGATCACATAGCAATCGAGCCGATCGTAAAAAAGATTGCCGGTGACGTTGAGCTCGACGTACACCTGGTGAAACAAAGCCCAGAGATCGCTCACGGCGTCGATACTGGCGGAGCAGGCGACCAAGGGATTATGGTCGGGTATGCCTGTAGTGAAACCGAGGAGCTATTGCCGCACGAAACAGTATTATCCCGTAAATTAAACCAATATCTCTATGAAAAATGGCCGTTTGACGGTAAGGCCCAAGTGACGCTGAAAGATGACGTGATCGTGGCCGTGGTTGCCAGCTTTCAAAATGCACCACACGACGAGTTGAGGGCGGCCGTAGAGGAATGGCTGAAAGATAAAAACACGAGTGATACTGTAGCAATTCATGCCAACCCGGCGGGTGACTGGCATCAGGGCGGCTTCGATGCTGATGCCGGCTTGACCGGGCGCAAGCTGGTGGTCGACAACTATGGTCCGCGTATTCCGATTGGTGGTGGTTGCTTCAGCGGTAAAGACCCGAGCAAGGTCGACCGCTCGGCGGCGTACATGGCACGCAAAATCGCGCGCGATTATCTGCAGAAAAAACAGGCGGGTGAAGTCTATGTCTACCTCGCGTATGCCATTGGTTACGATCAGCCGCTCGAAGCGACAGCGGTGGTTGACGGACGGTCGGAAGAAGTAACGGGCTACGATTTGTCGCCGCGTGGTATCATCTCATTTTTGGATCTTAAGCAGCCAATTTACGAGCAAACCGCACGCTATGGCCACTTCGGCCACGCCGATTTCCCGTGGGAAAAGTAG
- a CDS encoding hypothetical protein (RAAC3_TM7_1_862) — protein MIEALLWGIFAASSLLIGAAVSMRWRLSKRVVGLIMAFGVGVLISAVAFELAEEAFKTAGPSLGLALGLAGGAATFFVGNYFINKRGGHRRKRVGGNDNSSGLAIVLGTVLDGIPESIVLGLSIVHGGAISVAMLVAVFISNLPEAIGSSSGLLRSGWKRWPLLAMWCGVVGISGLASLAGYGIFKEASPDVVAFTLAFSAGALLTMLADTMMPEAFEDSGSLAGIVTTLGFGVAFWISMFE, from the coding sequence ATGATTGAAGCATTACTCTGGGGAATATTCGCAGCAAGCTCGCTCCTGATCGGAGCTGCCGTCAGTATGAGATGGCGCTTGTCAAAGCGAGTGGTGGGACTCATCATGGCTTTTGGTGTCGGTGTGCTGATCAGTGCCGTGGCGTTTGAGCTGGCCGAAGAGGCATTTAAAACGGCTGGTCCAAGCTTGGGTCTCGCACTTGGCCTGGCGGGCGGTGCGGCGACATTTTTTGTCGGAAATTATTTTATCAATAAACGAGGCGGTCATCGGCGCAAGCGTGTGGGCGGAAATGACAATAGCTCCGGTCTGGCGATCGTGCTCGGCACGGTACTTGACGGTATCCCGGAATCAATCGTCTTGGGGCTGAGTATTGTGCATGGTGGCGCTATTAGTGTCGCAATGCTCGTCGCTGTCTTTATATCTAACTTGCCAGAGGCGATCGGCTCAAGTAGTGGGCTACTAAGGAGTGGCTGGAAAAGGTGGCCGTTACTCGCTATGTGGTGTGGTGTGGTGGGTATCTCTGGCTTGGCGTCGCTCGCCGGCTATGGCATCTTTAAGGAAGCGTCGCCTGACGTGGTTGCCTTTACACTGGCATTTTCGGCTGGAGCCTTGCTGACCATGCTGGCTGACACTATGATGCCGGAAGCATTTGAAGACAGTGGATCGCTCGCTGGTATCGTGACGACACTTGGTTTTGGGGTAGCATTTTGGATCAGTATGTTCGAGTAG
- a CDS encoding hypothetical protein (RAAC3_TM7_1_863), whose translation MEATIGLGGLIVAEVVILMVGVVVGYRLARRRNTIAVRRRLTSERAELQGYRNELNNREHELNVREESQYARQLELDSREDGLDERDRDLVSRDVAVSLAVPGVA comes from the coding sequence ATGGAAGCTACTATCGGCCTTGGCGGCTTGATCGTCGCCGAAGTCGTTATCCTCATGGTCGGTGTGGTGGTCGGATACCGCCTGGCCAGGAGGCGCAACACCATCGCAGTGCGCAGGCGGCTTACCAGCGAGCGAGCCGAACTCCAGGGTTACCGGAACGAGCTAAACAATCGTGAGCACGAGCTCAACGTCCGCGAGGAGTCGCAGTACGCCAGGCAGCTCGAACTCGACAGCCGCGAAGATGGGCTCGACGAACGCGACCGCGACCTAGTGAGCCGCGACGTGGCTGTCTCTCTCGCTGTGCCGGGAGTTGCCTAG
- a CDS encoding hypothetical protein (RAAC3_TM7_1_864), with protein MTKQRTEEFKVSGEDLLKKVKDIINEGNVRRITVKNKEGKSIVELPLTIGVVGAALAPLLAAVGAIAALVTECTIVVERNEE; from the coding sequence ATGACAAAACAACGAACCGAAGAATTCAAAGTAAGTGGCGAAGACCTGCTGAAAAAAGTAAAAGACATCATCAATGAAGGCAACGTCCGCCGCATCACGGTAAAGAACAAAGAAGGCAAAAGTATTGTTGAACTACCACTAACGATCGGTGTGGTCGGTGCTGCGCTGGCGCCGCTACTAGCTGCTGTCGGTGCGATCGCTGCCCTCGTGACCGAATGTACTATCGTCGTTGAGCGCAACGAAGAATAA
- a CDS encoding DoxX family protein (RAAC3_TM7_1_865) → MFEFTVPVIVTSIVLLLVRIIITATFFNESWAKFKDIKKFSKNDGVPVPLAYFVATAELAAALGMLTGVLAQWAGVGVVLLMCGTLSLQIFKWHSPYWAAKRGWEYDLIMLVLAAIIAVYGPGQFVLF, encoded by the coding sequence ATGTTTGAATTCACCGTACCAGTCATCGTGACAAGTATCGTATTATTACTAGTGCGAATCATCATCACGGCTACGTTTTTTAACGAGTCATGGGCAAAGTTCAAAGACATCAAGAAATTTAGTAAAAACGACGGCGTACCTGTGCCGCTAGCGTATTTTGTGGCTACAGCGGAACTGGCAGCGGCGCTTGGCATGTTGACCGGTGTGCTAGCGCAGTGGGCTGGTGTGGGCGTCGTACTACTGATGTGCGGCACACTTTCCTTGCAGATCTTTAAATGGCACAGTCCGTACTGGGCGGCCAAGCGTGGCTGGGAATATGATTTGATCATGCTGGTGCTGGCGGCTATCATCGCCGTATATGGTCCCGGCCAATTCGTATTGTTTTAA
- a CDS encoding General secretion pathway protein G (RAAC3_TM7_1_866): MNSSQQRGFTIVELLIVIVVIAILAAITIVAYSGIQQRGRDSNRKTSVAAIQKALELYHIDNGGYPTCTANVTYVPGGTRSSCYTDTAGFIGSLAPKYIQKVPQDPTGTGDYRFYYICGSKKLTDVTYSGSADDNYVLGVHYESQGGSYVGSWAPANYNYIAGSNN; the protein is encoded by the coding sequence ATGAATAGTAGTCAGCAGCGTGGCTTTACCATTGTTGAACTCCTCATCGTCATTGTGGTGATTGCCATTCTGGCAGCGATCACTATAGTGGCGTATAGCGGCATTCAGCAGCGAGGAAGAGATAGTAATCGAAAGACTAGCGTAGCTGCTATCCAAAAGGCACTTGAATTGTATCATATAGATAATGGCGGTTACCCTACATGTACAGCGAACGTAACCTACGTACCTGGTGGTACTAGGTCGAGTTGCTATACAGACACCGCCGGTTTCATTGGTTCATTGGCGCCAAAATATATTCAGAAAGTGCCTCAGGACCCTACCGGCACAGGTGATTATCGGTTTTACTACATCTGCGGATCCAAGAAACTAACCGACGTTACCTACTCTGGTAGTGCTGATGACAACTATGTCCTCGGTGTGCACTATGAGTCGCAAGGCGGCTCATACGTTGGATCATGGGCACCTGCGAACTACAACTATATCGCCGGAAGTAACAACTAA
- a CDS encoding hypothetical protein (RAAC3_TM7_1_867), giving the protein MIYLTPYKKKQPGFTIVELLIVIVVIAILAAITIVAYNGIQQRARDSVRKNDLAAIAKALKLYAVDNNGPMYSGSGCGANGNGSGFFNYEDGANPGYPKSMNACLKEGGYVSKDIIDPSGLKSCGGVTCHTYMKYTCTIGSSVTTYLYANLESLPAATNETDGTCYAAGDTERGMNYVVKAE; this is encoded by the coding sequence ATGATATATCTCACTCCGTACAAAAAGAAACAACCAGGCTTTACCATCGTCGAACTTCTCATCGTCATTGTCGTCATTGCTATCTTGGCAGCGATTACGATCGTGGCGTACAACGGCATTCAGCAGCGTGCACGAGATAGCGTCCGCAAAAATGATCTGGCTGCTATCGCAAAAGCTCTGAAACTTTATGCTGTAGATAATAATGGCCCTATGTACAGTGGTAGTGGCTGTGGAGCTAACGGAAACGGAAGCGGCTTCTTTAATTATGAAGACGGAGCTAATCCAGGTTATCCTAAGTCGATGAATGCCTGCCTTAAGGAGGGGGGTTATGTATCAAAAGATATCATTGACCCCAGTGGGTTAAAGAGCTGCGGAGGCGTAACGTGCCACACGTACATGAAATATACTTGCACCATAGGCTCAAGTGTAACAACCTATTTGTACGCTAATCTTGAATCTTTGCCAGCAGCAACAAATGAGACTGACGGAACTTGTTATGCAGCTGGCGATACGGAGCGTGGTATGAATTACGTGGTGAAGGCGGAGTGA
- a CDS encoding hypothetical protein (RAAC3_TM7_1_868) produces the protein MANDKVRFERALRKWDTLHEEKAYSVPRGSGVVAILASDRALADEKAGTEDLEAAMRERQAFQDEAYRIAETLTTNGVGTRLFPAFTLENVSEVLADPSVSSIVTIGNGNLSEVWAHQGVCVSWDFIADHTTHLKTGYFMQRQCGHVAYHLSVPLGTFAMADHSNVFAALDKYLPPVLTPADEAYITQLHDERRLGIEAVRRLFALDKGLLD, from the coding sequence ATGGCTAATGACAAAGTGCGGTTCGAGCGGGCACTCAGAAAATGGGATACTCTTCATGAAGAAAAAGCATACAGTGTACCTCGTGGGTCTGGAGTAGTAGCTATACTTGCCTCCGATCGCGCTCTAGCAGACGAGAAAGCCGGCACAGAAGATCTCGAGGCTGCCATGCGCGAGCGGCAAGCATTCCAGGACGAAGCCTATCGTATCGCCGAGACCCTCACTACAAACGGAGTTGGCACTCGCCTATTTCCGGCCTTTACTCTAGAAAATGTTAGTGAAGTATTGGCCGATCCGTCGGTCTCTTCCATTGTTACGATCGGAAACGGGAACTTATCCGAAGTGTGGGCCCACCAAGGAGTATGTGTCAGCTGGGACTTTATCGCCGATCACACCACTCACCTAAAAACCGGTTATTTCATGCAGCGTCAATGCGGCCATGTCGCTTACCACCTTTCCGTACCCCTTGGTACTTTTGCCATGGCGGATCACTCAAACGTCTTCGCAGCCCTCGATAAGTATTTACCGCCCGTACTTACGCCTGCAGACGAAGCGTATATCACACAATTACACGATGAGCGTCGTCTCGGTATTGAAGCAGTGAGACGTTTGTTTGCTTTAGATAAAGGTCTTCTGGACTAA
- a CDS encoding hypothetical protein (RAAC3_TM7_1_869) → MAKKRSKPIHHAEDFGIDVTLGDMDMFRWFLLCYLFVSPEDLYLKQTNVSLLQYRDDAHRVIV, encoded by the coding sequence ATGGCAAAAAAACGCTCTAAACCCATCCACCACGCGGAAGATTTTGGGATCGATGTGACACTTGGAGATATGGATATGTTTCGCTGGTTTTTGTTGTGCTATCTTTTCGTTAGTCCAGAAGACCTTTATCTAAAGCAAACAAACGTCTCACTGCTTCAATACCGAGACGACGCTCATCGTGTAATTGTGTGA
- a CDS encoding MjaII restriction endonuclease (RAAC3_TM7_1_870) — protein sequence MNDDIYNELKESLRLSILKYVSHKSYDSKHPLDALIPQERKIRSIVGGLETSMGTTIWEPLAKTLAKNNGFEIISEKILIPSPMPKELAAELAILISLRESKLTWIPIKQCVARLREICGKIDRSLIRGYTAPPSGTGVDIRLRKDGTEYAYDTKTVQPNLGSVKSFNKQILEWYAYALCKNPSLDIRCGIAYPYNPFEGNFWSHTPHTKGVLEHGVDAFVEDEFWDFLSGYKNTFGIITKCFEELADEGFGQEISELIKKI from the coding sequence ATGAATGATGACATCTACAATGAGTTGAAGGAAAGCCTGCGCCTCTCCATCTTAAAGTACGTCTCTCATAAATCCTACGACAGCAAGCATCCCCTTGACGCTTTAATTCCCCAAGAAAGAAAAATCAGATCAATCGTAGGCGGGTTAGAGACCAGCATGGGAACCACCATCTGGGAACCGCTAGCAAAGACGCTTGCAAAAAATAATGGCTTCGAGATCATATCAGAAAAGATCTTAATCCCAAGCCCTATGCCAAAAGAACTTGCCGCAGAATTAGCAATATTGATTTCCCTACGAGAATCTAAATTGACTTGGATACCTATTAAGCAATGTGTAGCTAGATTAAGAGAGATATGTGGGAAAATCGATCGATCTCTTATCCGGGGCTACACTGCCCCACCATCAGGCACTGGTGTAGATATACGCTTGAGAAAAGATGGCACTGAGTATGCCTACGATACAAAGACAGTTCAACCCAATCTTGGAAGCGTTAAAAGCTTTAATAAACAAATCTTAGAATGGTATGCGTATGCGCTGTGTAAAAATCCATCGCTCGATATAAGATGCGGCATAGCTTATCCCTATAATCCTTTTGAAGGTAACTTTTGGTCGCATACCCCTCATACCAAGGGCGTCCTTGAACATGGCGTTGACGCCTTCGTAGAGGATGAGTTTTGGGACTTTCTTTCTGGCTACAAAAATACCTTTGGAATCATTACAAAATGTTTTGAAGAGCTTGCTGATGAAGGATTTGGACAAGAAATCTCTGAGTTGATAAAAAAGATTTAA
- a CDS encoding Cytosine-specific methyltransferase (RAAC3_TM7_1_871) — protein MSSLYTIAETAEKIGVSVDTIRRWEKKGLIKSRRNELNHRVFSFDEITRIHRKISGDSEHDNNYKILQNHGSKNYTAIDLFAGAGGTALGLEHAGFKHVLLNEYDKHAVATLRLNKPEWNVDGRDIHEVDFSEWRGKVDVIEGGFPCQSFSYAGKRLGFDDTRGTLFHEFARAVKEVQPKVAIGENVRGLLNHDEGRTLKTMVKVLQDLGYNVAYKVLRSQYLDVPQKRERLIIMAVRKDVSDKLVFPKERDYTVSLREAIGDRPKSDGQQYSERKYEIMKQVPEGGYWRDLSDEIQREYMKASYFHTGGKTGMARRLSWDEPSLTLTCNPAQKQTERCHPEETRPLNVREYARIQTFPDDWQFSGSVSQQYKQIGNAVPVNLGYYMGSAAIHMLDGTTSDDFELVDPLDPTTDTIEADEKQLALIPALA, from the coding sequence ATGAGCAGTTTATACACTATCGCAGAAACCGCTGAAAAAATTGGCGTCTCGGTCGATACTATTCGTCGCTGGGAAAAGAAGGGGCTTATCAAGTCGAGACGCAACGAGCTAAACCACCGGGTATTTTCATTCGATGAAATTACCCGCATTCACCGCAAAATTTCTGGCGACTCAGAGCACGACAACAACTACAAAATTCTACAAAATCATGGCTCCAAAAACTATACAGCAATAGATTTATTTGCCGGAGCGGGCGGTACGGCACTAGGTCTTGAGCATGCCGGCTTTAAGCACGTTTTACTCAACGAATACGACAAGCACGCAGTGGCCACACTCCGACTTAATAAACCTGAGTGGAATGTGGACGGTCGAGATATTCATGAAGTTGATTTTAGTGAGTGGCGAGGAAAAGTTGACGTTATCGAGGGTGGCTTCCCCTGCCAATCATTTAGTTATGCCGGTAAGCGACTTGGCTTCGATGATACACGCGGCACGCTCTTTCATGAGTTTGCTCGAGCCGTAAAGGAGGTGCAGCCGAAAGTTGCTATTGGAGAAAATGTCCGCGGCTTACTTAACCACGACGAGGGTAGAACGCTCAAAACAATGGTCAAAGTTTTACAAGATCTCGGATATAACGTTGCATATAAAGTTTTACGGTCACAATACTTAGACGTGCCACAAAAGCGAGAACGCCTTATCATCATGGCTGTTCGAAAAGACGTTTCTGACAAACTTGTTTTCCCGAAGGAGCGCGACTATACCGTTTCACTTCGTGAAGCCATCGGCGACAGACCCAAGAGTGATGGTCAGCAATATTCCGAGCGTAAGTACGAGATCATGAAGCAAGTCCCAGAAGGCGGCTACTGGCGCGATCTTTCTGATGAGATTCAGCGTGAGTATATGAAAGCAAGTTATTTCCATACAGGTGGCAAGACAGGTATGGCTCGTCGCCTGTCGTGGGATGAGCCAAGTTTGACTCTGACTTGCAACCCGGCTCAAAAACAGACCGAGCGTTGCCACCCGGAGGAAACTCGTCCACTCAATGTCCGCGAATATGCACGCATTCAGACGTTCCCAGATGACTGGCAGTTCAGTGGCTCAGTTTCTCAGCAATACAAACAAATTGGTAACGCAGTGCCAGTGAACCTTGGCTACTACATGGGAAGCGCCGCTATTCATATGCTGGACGGCACAACTTCCGACGACTTCGAGCTCGTCGATCCATTAGACCCCACGACAGACACTATTGAGGCCGATGAAAAGCAGCTGGCGCTTATCCCTGCGCTTGCTTAA
- a CDS encoding hypothetical protein (RAAC3_TM7_1_872) gives MTNWKQEQSALRNKLIRELKITRPASFDEKVNRLARKKSISAAAALHIIAKQMGKSDQRGFQKLTPSEQESVRGFHSKTTNQTMINSPGAFQVAQVSSSQARANTRSNHKLSTKITADPQKSWHETWWGAILIAVVAGAILLGIQLWVV, from the coding sequence ATGACAAACTGGAAGCAGGAACAGTCAGCCCTTAGGAATAAGCTTATTCGTGAGCTCAAGATTACTCGTCCCGCCTCATTTGACGAAAAAGTTAATAGGCTTGCACGTAAGAAAAGTATTTCCGCTGCTGCTGCTTTACATATAATCGCAAAGCAGATGGGTAAGAGTGATCAACGCGGATTTCAAAAATTAACACCATCAGAGCAGGAATCCGTGAGGGGCTTTCATTCTAAAACAACGAATCAAACTATGATTAACTCTCCGGGTGCATTTCAAGTTGCTCAAGTAAGTTCGTCTCAAGCTCGCGCTAACACAAGAAGCAATCACAAGTTGTCTACAAAAATTACGGCAGACCCTCAGAAGAGCTGGCACGAAACATGGTGGGGTGCAATATTGATAGCTGTTGTTGCGGGTGCCATTTTGTTAGGGATACAGCTCTGGGTAGTATAA